A region from the Medicago truncatula cultivar Jemalong A17 chromosome 6, MtrunA17r5.0-ANR, whole genome shotgun sequence genome encodes:
- the LOC25496048 gene encoding cationic amino acid transporter 8, vacuolar, with the protein MKWGKYLVSICSLKGMTTSLLVGSMGQARYTTQIARSHMIPPFFALVHPKTGTPINATLLTTLSSCVVALFTSVDVLASVFSVSTLFIFMLMAIALLVRRYYAREATDKSDLWKVLLCLFVVVGSSAVGTGLWNSGLFGWIGYTVAACVWFSATLVMSLLPKKRQPKVWGVPLVPWVPSLSIAKNLFLMGSLGSEAFFRFLICTGVMLVYYLFVGVHATYDVDHGIGQESNNDERMEGANVVVFA; encoded by the coding sequence ATGAAATGGGGTAAATATTTAGTGAGTATTTGTTCTTTGAAAGGAATGACAACAAGTTTGCTTGTTGGGTCAATGGGACAAGCTAGGTACACTACTCAAATTGCAAGGTCACATATGATTCCACCCTTTTTTGCACTTGTTCATCCCAAAACTGGAACACCTATTAATGCTACACTTTTGACAACTTTGTCAAGTTGTGTTGTTGCTCTTTTTACTAGTGTGGATGTTCTGGCTAGTGTTTTTTCTGTAAGtactcttttcatttttatgcttatggCTATTGCGTTGCTTGTGAGGAGATATTATGCGAGGGAAGCAACGGATAAGAGTGATTTATGGAAGGTtcttttgtgtttgtttgttgttgttggttcgTCTGCTGTTGGGACTGGGCTATGGAATTCTGGGTTGTTTGGTTGGATTGGGTATACCGTGGCTGCTTGTGTTTGGTTTTCGGCAACTTTGGTGATGAGTTTGCTTCCGAAGAAGAGGCAACCGAAGGTTTGGGGGGTTCCGTTGGTTCCGTGGGTGCCATCATTGTCAATTGCGAAGAACCTTTTTCTTATGGGATCATTGGGTTCTGAGGCTTTCTTTAGATTCTTGATTTGTACTGGTGTGATGCTTGTGTATTATTTATTTGTGGGTGTTCATGCAACTTATGATGTGGATCATGGAATTGGTCAAGAATCAAACAATGATGAGAGAATGGAAGGTGCCAATGTTGTTGTGTTTGCATAG